One part of the Ailuropoda melanoleuca isolate Jingjing chromosome 6, ASM200744v2, whole genome shotgun sequence genome encodes these proteins:
- the HMX3 gene encoding homeobox protein HMX3: MKNIDKAIITGADSEINKPSRKSFGQLQTLAGETSQEKVLSSGPPAQEEERPSERSRRPGGWKPVPELQGGEEGAGSRLLGCQCARAGGAAGSASLARLLRSPERSDIRRRIDAAPSRGLLLPPPPRELQPPPSRLAPSLSSVYGLISGRPPARPAARLSRSLPPRHPEERGLPEPGPDAPGTASAQPPPPPPPPPAPKESPFSIKNLLNGDHHRPPPKPQPPPRTLFAPASAAAAAAAAAAAAAKGALEGAAGFALSQVGDLAFPRFEIPAQRFALPAHYLERSPAWWYPYTLTPAGGHLSRPEASEKALLRDSSPASGTDRDSPEPLLKADPDHKELDSKSPDEIILEESDSEEGKKEGEAAAGAAGASVVAAAATPGAEDWKKGAESPEKKPACRKKKTRTVFSRSQVFQLESTFDMKRYLSSSERAGLAASLHLTETQVKIWFQNRRNKWKRQLAAELEAANLSHAAAQRIVRVPILYHENSAAEGAAAAAAGAPVPVSQPLLTFPHPVYYSHPVVSSVPLLRPV; the protein is encoded by the exons CTTTGGGCAGCTCCAAACGCTGGCAGGTGAGACTTCCCAGGAGAAAGTGCTGTCTTCGGGGCCGCCGGCCCAAGAAGAAGAGCGCCCTTCCGAGCGTAGCCGTCG GCCTGGCGGCTGGAAGCCGGTCCCCGAACtgcaggggggagaggaaggcgCTGGCTCCCGGCTCCTCGGCTGTCAGTGCGCTCGGGCCGGGGGCGCCGCCGGCTCTGCGTCCCTCGCTCGCCTCCTGCGCTCGCCGGAGCGCTCCGA CATCCGGCGCCGGATTGACGCAGCCCCAAGCCGGGGACTGCTCCTGCCGCCTCCTCCCCGGGAGCTGCAGCCGCCGCCGAGCCGCCTCGCTCCCTCT TTGAGTTCCGTTTATGGTCTGATTTCCGGCCGCCCGCCTGCTCGCCCGGCCGCCCGCCTGTCCCGATCCCTCCCTCCCCGGCACCCGGAGGAGAGGGGACTGCCGGAACCCGGGCCGGACGCCCCTGGCACCGCTAGCGCGcagcccccgccgccgccgcccccacCTCCCGCGCCCAAGGAGTCCCCGTTCTCCATCAAGAACCTGCTCAACGGAGACCACCACCGGCCGCCCCCTAAGCCGCAGCCGCCCCCACGGACGCTCTTCGCGCCGGCCTccgccgccgcggccgccgccgctgctgccgccgctgcGGCCAAGGGGGCTCTGGAGGGCGCGGCGGGCTTCGCGCTCTCGCAGGTGGGCGACCTGGCTTTCCCCCGCTTTGAGATCCCGGCGCAGAGGTTTGCCCTGCCCGCGCACTACCTGGAGCGCTCCCCGGCCTGGTGGTACCCCTACACCCTGACCCCCGCCGGCGGCCACCTCTCGCGACCTGAAG cTTCGGAGAAGGCCCTCCTGCGAGACTCCTCCCCCGCCTCGGGAACCGATCGCGACTCCCCCGAGCCATTGCTCAAAGCCGACCCCGACCACAAGGAGCTGGACTCCAAGAGCCCGGACGAGATCATTTTGGAGGAGAGCGACTCGGAGGAAGGCAAGAAGGAGGGCGAGGCAGCTGCGGGCGCGGCCGGGGCGAGcgtggtggcggcggcggcgacgCCGGGCGCGGAGGACTGGAAGAAGGGCGCCGAGAGCCCCGAGAAGAAGCCCGCGTGCCGCAAAAAGAAGACGCGCACGGTCTTCTCGCGCAGCCAGGTCTTCCAGCTCGAGTCCACCTTCGACATGAAGCGCTACCTGAGCAGCTCGGAGCGTGCCGGCCTGGCCGCGTCGCTGCACCTCACCGAGACGCAGGTCAAGATCTGGTTCCAGAACCGCCGCAACAAGTGGAAGCGGCAGCTGGCGGCCGAGCTGGAAGCGGCCAACCTGAGCCACGCCGCGGCGCAGCGCATCGTGCGGGTGCCCATCCTCTACCACGAGAACTCGGCTGCCGAGGGCGCCGCGGCCGCGGCCGCGGGGGCCCCTGTGCCTGTCAGCCAGCCGCTGCTCACCTTCCCGCACCCCGTATACTACTCGCACCCGGTGGTCTCTTCTGTGCCGCTGCTACGGCCTGTCTGA
- the HMX2 gene encoding homeobox protein HMX2: protein MGSKEDAGKGCPAAGGVSSFTIQSILGGGPSEVPREPAGWPARKRSLSVSSEEEEPDDGWKAPACFCPDPHGPKEPGPKHHPPIPFPCLGTPKGSGGAGPASSERTPFLSPSHPDFKEEKERLLPAGSPSPGPERPRDGGAERQAGAAKKKTRTVFSRSQVYQLESTFDMKRYLSSSERACLASSLQLTETQVKTWFQNRRNKWKRQLSAELEAANMAHASAQTLVGMPLVFRDSSLLRVPVPRSLAFPAPLYYPGSNLSALPLYNLYNKLDY, encoded by the exons ATGGGCAGCAAGGAAGATGCAGGCAAGGGGTGTCCGGCGGCCGGCGGCGTCTCCAGCTTCACCATTCAGTCCATCCTGGGCGGGGGCCCCTCGGAGGTGCCACGGGAGCCCGCCGGCTGGCCGGCCAGGAAGCGCAGCCTGTCCGTGTCCTCGGAGGAGGAGGAGCCGGACGACGGCTGGAAGGCACCTGCCTGCTTCTGCCCAGACCCTCACGGCCCCAAGGAGCCGGGCCCCAAGCATCATCCCCCCATCCCCTTTCCTTGCCTGG GTACCCCCAAGGGCAGCGGAGGCGCGGGGCCGGCGAGCTCGGAGCGCAcgcctttcctctctccttcgcACCCGGACtttaaggaggagaaagagaggctCCTGCCCGCGGGCTCGCCGTCGCCGGGGCCCGAGCGGCCGCGGGACGGCGGCGCCGAGCGGCAGGCGGGCGCCGCCAAGAAGAAGACGCGCACGGTCTTCTCGCGCAGCCAGGTGTACCAGCTCGAGTCCACCTTCGACATGAAGCGCTACCTGAGCAGCTCGGAGCGCGCCTGCCTCGCCTCCAGCCTGCAGCTCACCGAGACCCAGGTCAAGACTTGGTTCCAGAACCGCCGCAACAAGTGGAAGCGGCAGCTCTCGGCCGAGCTGGAGGCGGCCAACATGGCGCACGCCTCGGCGCAGACTCTGGTGGGAATGCCGCTGGTGTTCCGGGACAGCTCGCTGCTGCGCGTGCCGGTGCCGCGCTCGCTCGCCTTCCCCGCGCCGCTCTACTACCCCGGCAGCAACCTCTCGGCCTTACCTCTCTACAACCTCTACAACAAGCTCGACTACTGA